A window of Nitrospirae bacterium YQR-1 genomic DNA:
CTCCGCCTCGTTTTTTACCAGCTCCTTGATGTAGTGTTTAAGAGAGGTCTTCATATTTTCAAATGAATCGGTAAGATTTGCCAATTCTTTGCCAAGCCGGATATTAGGGAGCTTCGCATCCAGATTACCCATGGCTATTTCCCCTGTGGCTTTGGAAAGACTGCTTAAAGCTCTGGAAATTTTTGACGAAATTATATAAATCAGCCATATGCTTACAACAAGAAAAACTATTCCTATAGAGATTGACTGAATAAGGGCTGCTTTAAGGCTGCTCTGAACATCTTTTAGCTTGATGTCCGCTCCGATAATATATTTTCGGCCGTCAGTTGAAACGGCAGGCAAAAACACCGAACGATGCATTCCCCACTCATCACGGTAGTTGTCATAACATATTTTTGAGCTGCGGTATGCCTCCTTAAGCCTCACACTTGCATTGTCGTATTGATAGTAAAACGGGGTTATAATTCCTCTTGCAAACTCATCCGCTGACGGAGTATCCAGTGTGAAATAGAACTTTCCATCTTCATACACCAATGTGTAAACAGCCTCGATTTCAATTTTCTCGGAAAACCCTAATAGCTGCTTAATATGTCTTTTATACTCATCTTCAGAGATGGAGTCTTTCTTCTTAAAAACCGTGTTTCCGTCAAATTCAAAATGCTTTCCTGAAATTACATCGTGGTATGGGCCGGCGTAAAACTTAAAACCATAAGCAGCGGTTAAAAGCCTGTCGTCTATGTTTTTCATTATGAGGTTTTTATTGTTGGTATAGAGATAACCGGCGTATATAAATGTCATCAAGACATTCATTATAAGCAATACTGATACGAGTATGCCTTTAAATCCAATTTTTTTAAAAAAATTCATAAATCACCTGTGTGTAAAGTAAACTCGCTTATTATAACAGATTGCGTAGATTAAATTT
This region includes:
- a CDS encoding SpoIIE family protein phosphatase; the encoded protein is MNFFKKIGFKGILVSVLLIMNVLMTFIYAGYLYTNNKNLIMKNIDDRLLTAAYGFKFYAGPYHDVISGKHFEFDGNTVFKKKDSISEDEYKRHIKQLLGFSEKIEIEAVYTLVYEDGKFYFTLDTPSADEFARGIITPFYYQYDNASVRLKEAYRSSKICYDNYRDEWGMHRSVFLPAVSTDGRKYIIGADIKLKDVQSSLKAALIQSISIGIVFLVVSIWLIYIISSKISRALSSLSKATGEIAMGNLDAKLPNIRLGKELANLTDSFENMKTSLKHYIKELVKNEAEKQLIENQLKIAHDIQMDILPEALPAFPQKGKNFDLAAFIKPAQKVGGDLYDYVLIDDDRVFFTIGDVSGKGIAAAIFMAVTMTLTKSAADQGLSPGDIHTEVNRALSLNNETSMFVTIFSCILDTQTGLLHYCNGGHNPPIIMDDDGKAAFLKTDEEIPLGIGEHTFTTHSIQLKPHTKIFLYTDGVTEAENINGDMYSEGRLLEAVIQSNSNTVMETIDNVYADVLAFSEGAEQFDDITMLFIQYLGKI